A single genomic interval of Dysidea avara chromosome 6, odDysAvar1.4, whole genome shotgun sequence harbors:
- the LOC136259309 gene encoding uncharacterized protein, protein MDSYLILALFGLFSGIKKTFVMKIAFLLSSMMFFSKVHGSYLDLPRIHFAGTFRADVNSRNNNPCNFHPDKPLNEDDEWNYQGTNEWEFVDTVVTAVIGENGEEILDSPLLGSEIFSNNNHSFGKIVDIDVDFQVSSLYGLEFGLKHNGEDLFLGKWSTSVIVHDVWHKMKCTNDITLLGSSKLGAQSTTRITDLLWSQSDAIKDLKEATRRQGTTGDLSVSITIDVCKVDVFVGRVLGTIGVAMANEPLNVGGERKMDYKDVGPFNFPEGHPCHGFDEDNEKPWSYGAPFKVDSTRNVLVADLGNALPMHHSGNPLDIGSLYFGVLVDGVVQPFGEPIPYADANSTMWKHSGIIEQSLATDVASKLANAKLVVFIDSGDATSGNNYPVKATFPSMQSDETVSLLLSEMEYFVRPMDYYMDRLEYSSGSENNAISTSDFTLIVTRFGQPVSNAKVTMIDSPNQQGQIVLPTGAVLPTVSTKTTEDNGKVTFTFAVNNPIPMVRSYENDPCPDHIETQKAELLGKFTPFRRKYHPTAPSTEDVPITVLPIDGQLYNFYYCVGEECTLPEDDYYIFKGLISILAFSTPAYEAPYTWVDHVKPIFEQLHRLHYIMRTILDMSNYTEVILPHNIGLLKKVLLKPTSDPNYMPTTRDLSPTKRQMILTWLDDPLYSSVESKQSIDEAPICDTSSLPPNRKKKGSSSVNAPRCLLKNIPFNTDPQKQDEHFQKAFGSDPTYAQVKEFARHPPRALFGLEAFKENNEVADLLESYGYSPVCNIITLRSQLATAILLEFFTLPLYLSSMYSIVENCNTEAYQAIREIAMQEMLHFVQAANILIAVGGEVIVDDPNHVPSYPSTGGLPGGVLPGLDINLENFNLQHVYDIMIAIETPSLTYVDKSFPEFTLFTIGQLYKEVAVCINILGEDIFDASIASRQVHWPWTEPSSIGTVYIVTDVESALSGIAQIIEQSEGVGPLNPNQVETGQYGHFYRFEEIVCQKRLVATDQGGYAYAGAPIELNSDGVYPMRDNPDGESINPGTSCHTEARAFHRTYRSFLRVLHKAFNGEPNKIHHSIELMEALQVHAKKCMWTQYNDDESTTCGPVWNYEWN, encoded by the coding sequence ATGGATTCATATCTAATCCTGGCATTATTTGGTCTCTTTAGTGGAATAAAGAAAACCTTTgtcatgaaaattgcatttctgTTATCAAGTATGATGTTCTTTAGCAAAGTTCACGGATCATACTTGGATCTTCCACGCATTCATTTTGCTGGCACATTCAGAGCTGATGTCAACAGTCGTAATAACAATCCTTGCAACTTTCATCCAGATAAACCATTAAATGAAGATGACGAGTGGAACTATCAAGGTACCAATGAATGGGAGTTTGTTGATACAGTTGTCACAGCTGTAATTGGTGAAAATGGAGAAGAAATTCTTGATAgtccattattaggatcagaAATTTTCAGTAACAATAATCATTCATTTGGAAAAATTGTTGATATTGATGTTGACTTTCAAGTTTCGTCGTTATACGGACTGGAATTTGGCTTGAAACATAATGGGGAAGATTTGTTTTTGGGAAAGTGGTCAACATCAGTGATTGTTCATGATGTGTGGCATAAAATGAAGTGTACCAATGACATCACATTGTTAGGTAGTAGCAAATTAGGTGCACAGAGCACTACAAGAATCACTGATCTGTTGTGGTCTCAATCTGATGCCATCAAAGACCTTAAAGAAGCTACTAGACGTCAGGGTACTACGGGTGACCTATCTGTGTCCATTACTATAGATGTTTGCAAAGTTGATGTTTTTGTTGGTCGAGTTCTTGGTACTATTGGTGTAGCCATGGCCAATGAACCTTTAAATGTTGGTGGAGAAAGAAAGATGGATTATAAAGATGTTGGACCATTCAACTTTCCAGAAGGTCATCCGTGTCATGGATTTGATGAAGATAATGAGAAACCATGGAGTTATGGTGCACCATTCAAAGTTGACTCCACCCGAAATGTTTTGGTAGCTGATCTTGGAAATGCTCTACCCATGCATCACAGTGGAAACCCATTAGATATTGGAAGCCTGTATTTTGGTGTCCTTGTGGATGGTGTAGTGCAACCATTTGGGGAACCTATTCCTTATGCCGATGCTAACAGCACTATGTGGAAACATTCAGGAATTATTGAACAAAGCcttgctactgatgtagctagtAAACTTGCAAATGCAAAGCTTGTAGTTTTTATTGATTCCGGAGATGCTACTAGTGGAAACAACTATCCAGTTAAAGCAACCTTCCCTTCAATGCAAAGTGATGAAACAGTGTCTTTGCTGTTATCAGAAATGGAATATTTTGTCCGTCCCATGGACTACTATATGGATAGATTAGAATATTCCAGTGGTAGTGAAAATAATGCAATAAGCACTAGTGATTTTACTCTGATTGTTACACGGTTTGGTCAGCCGGTTAGTAATGCAAAGGTAACGATGATAGACAGTCCTAATCAACAAGGTCAAATTGTACTCCCAACTGGAGCTGTGTTACCTACTGTGTCAACTAAAACAACAGAGGACAACGGGAAAGTAACTTTCACATTTGCAGTCAATAATCCAATTCCCATGGTAAGAAGTTATGAAAATGATCCTTGCCCTGATCATATAGAAACTCAAAAAGCAGAACTACTGGGTAAATTTACTCCTTTTAGAAGGAAATATCATCCAACTGCCCCATCCACAGAAGATGTTCCCATCACTGTTTTACCCATTGATGGCCAGCTATACAATTTCTACTACTGCGTTGGAGAGGAATGTACTCTTCCAGAAGATGATTATTACATTTTCAAAGGCCTGATCTCAATACTTGCATTTTCTACTCCTGCATATGAAGCACCTTACACGTGGGTGGATCATGTTAAACCAATCTTTGAACAGTTGCATAGGCTTCACTACATCATGAGGACCATCTTAGATATGAGCAACTATACAGAAGTTATACTGCCTCATAATATTGGATTGCTCAAGAAAGTGTTATTAAAACCAACTAGTGATCCCAACTACATGCCTACAACCAGAGATCTTTCACCTACTAAAAGACAGATGATATTGACATGGTTAGATGATCCTCTATACAGCTCTGTTGAAAGTAAACAAAGCATTGACGAAGCCCCAATTTGTGATACCTCCTCTCTGCCTCCTAATAGAAAGAAAAAAGGTAGTTCTTCAGTCAATGCACCAAGGTGTTTATTAAAGAATATACCATTTAACACTGATCCACAAAAGCAAGATGAACATTTTCAAAAGGCTTTTGGAAGTGACCCAACTTATGCTCAAGTAAAAGAATTTGCTCGTCATCCACCTAGAGCACTGTTTGGCTTAGAAGCTTTTAAAGAAAATAATGAAGTTGCCGATTTATTGGAAAGTTATGGATATTCACCTGTTTGTAATATTATAACATTACGAAGTCAATTGGCAACAGCAATACTACTTGAGTTTTTTACTCTTCCGCTCTACCTATCTTCCATGTACTCCATTGTTGAGAATTGTAACACTGAAGCCTACCAAGCCATTAGAGAAATAGCAATGCAAGAGATGTTACATTTTGTTCAGGCAGCAAATATTCTCATTGCAGTTGGTGGAGAAGTGATTGTTGATGATCCAAACCATGTGCCATCTTACCCTTCAACTGGAGGTCTTCCTGGTGGAGTGTTACCGGGACTTGACATCAACTTAGAAAACTTTAACTTACAGCACGTCTATGACATAATGATTGCCATAGAAACTCCATCATTAACATATGTTGACAAATCATTCCCAGAATTCACACTCTTTACCATAGGCCAGTTGTACAAAGAGGTAGCAGTTTGCATCAACATTCTTGGTGAAGATATATTTGATGCAAGCATTGCAAGTCGTCAAGTTCACTGGCCTTGGACGGAGCCAAGTAGCATAGGTACTGTATATATTGTCACAGATGTGGAGTCAGCTTTAAGTGGAATAGCTCAAATAATAGAACAAAGTGAGGGAGTGGGTCCCCTCAATCCTAACCAGGTTGAGACAGGTCAATATGGTCACTTTTATCGCTTTGAAGAAATTGTTTGTCAGAAACGACTGGTTGCAACAGATCAAGGAGGCTATGCCTATGCTGGTGCTCCTATTGAATTGAACTCAGACGGTGTGTATCCTATGAGGGATAATCCGGATGGTGAAAGTATTAATCCTGGTACTTCTTGTCATACTGAAGCTAGAGCATTTCATCGTACGTATCGTAGCTTCTTGCGTGTTCTACACAAAGCATTTAATGGAGAGCCAAATAAGATACACCACTCTATTGAATTGATGGAAGCTCTTCAGGTACATGCCAAGAAGTGTATGTGGACACAGTATAATGATGATGAATCCACTACTTGTGGACCTGTCTGGAATTATGAGTGGAACTga